GGCTTCAACACCATGTCTGATGACGAAAAAGCAACTTATAATATTGAAAAAATAGCACGCTTGTTTGCCATAGTCATGTATAGCATGGCTGGCATTATACTTATAGGCTATGCACTTTCCAAATGGTTGGACAATGAACAAATAGGTGCTTATGGCATTATTATAGCCACTTTATTGGGTGTGCCGTTTCTCTTGATAAAGGCAAATTCCAAGGCGTATAAAAAGGATTCTGAAAACGATTAGTTATCGCGAGTAATTAGGCGATTCTTTTGTAATAGTAACATCATGAGGATGACTTTCATTGATTCCGGAAGCTGTTATTTTCACAAATCGTCCCGTCTCTTTTAACGTCTCCACATCTTTGGCGCCACAATATCCCATTCCGGCTCGTAACCCACCAACAAATTGATGAATACTCTCATGCAATTCCCCTTTATAGGGTACACGCCCTACTATACCTTCAGGTACTAATTTCTTAATATCGTCTTCTATATCTTGGAAATATCGATCTTTACTTCCTTGTTTCATGGCCTCTACAGAACCCATACCACGGTAGGACTTAAATTTTCGACCTTCATAAATTATAGTTTCGCCTGGCGACTCTTTAGTTCCTGCTAAAAGCGATCCTAACATAACAGAATCCGCTCCTGCTGCTAAAGCTTTTGGAATATCTCCCGTATAACGAATTCCGCCATCTGCAATTACTGGGACACCCGTACCTTTTATAGCTGCTGCCACCTCTAAAACTGCTGAAAATTGCGGAAATCCAACGCCTGCCACCACACGTGTGGTACAAATAGATCCAGGTCCAATACCAACTTTAACCGCATCTGCTCCGGCTTCTACTAAATATTTAGCCGCTTCCGGTGTCGCAATATTTCCAACAACCACATCTAATTGTGGAAACTTGGCCTTTACCTGCTTTAAAATAGTTACCACACCTTTAGTGTGTCCATGAGCCGTATCAATAATAATAGCATCAACACCAGCTGCCACTAATGCTTCGGCACGTGCTAAGGCATCACCCGTAACACCAATAGCTGCGGCTACACGTAAACGACCAAAAGAATCCTTATTGGCGTTTGGTTTTTGTGTCAGTTTCGTAATATCACGGAACGTAATTAACCCAATCAATTTATTGTTAGCATCAACTACTGGAAGTTTTTCAATTTTATTTTCTTGGAGAATACCTTCAGCATCTTGTAAAGAAGTACCTTTTCCGGCTGTAACCAAATTTTCAGAAGTCATAACTTCTATTATGGGACGGTCGTTGTTTTTTTCAAACCGCAAATCCCGGTTGGTAACTATACCTTTTAAAACACCATGGTCATCAACTATAGGAATTCCGCCAATACTATATTCCGCCATATTTTGTTTGGCATCACCAACTATGGCCGTTAAAGGCAAGGTAACCGGATCGATTATCATGCCACTTTCGGCACGTTTTACTTTCCGTACTTTAAATGCTTGCGCCTCAATAGTCATGTTTTTATGAAGTACGCCAATACCACCTTCTTGCGCCATGGCAATAGCCATTTTACTCTCGGTTACCGTATCCATAGCAGCGGATACAATAGGTACATTTAACGTAATATTTCTTGAAAATTTGGACTTAATGCTGACTTCGCGAGGTAAAACTTCAGAGAATGCTGGTACTAATAAAACGTCGTCATACGTTAATCCTTCTCCTAAAATTTTGTTGGTGTGTGCTATCATGATGCAATTACAGTTATAATTGCGTGCAAATATACAATTTATATAAAGAAAATTGTTTTAAGTTTCTTATAAATTATTCATAGCGTTTTTTACAATACATACGCAATTGGTTTAAAGCATACTGATACCGTGAATTCTGATTAGAAATATCGCCTTCAAATCGAATGGCTTTCGGTACCATCAAACTATAAAATCCGTTACCTTTTGCCATTTTTTCAATGGTTTTTAACGTGTTTTCATCAATATCATTATAAATAGGTTGGATCCAATCCCACTGCTCTTTATATAATATAGTTTCATCCCAAGCTAAAGCGGCTTCCGATTTTAAAATGGATTCCGAATGATAAAGCGTTTTTAAACTTGAAAATACTTGCCTAAAAACCGTTTCACTGCCTTGATTGGCATATGATTTAATGGATTTATTAGTAAAAATAGTGAATGGAAATGCTTTGGTTAAACGTAATTTGGTTGAAATATAATGTGCCATTTTTGGCCATACAACCTCGTGTCCTTTGTCAGATATTGCCATATAATACCATTGGTAAAAATCACGTCGTTGCTTTATGGTGCTGTACTCTGAAGCTAATTGATTTTCTAAATTAAATGTATTGGCTTGTTGCCAGACGTGGGTGTTTTTCCGCCTGTCTGATGTTAACCAATCCTTTTCAGATAACACAGATTGGCCCGTTTCTTGTTGATAAACTTTTAGGCATGGCCATTCTGAAGCAGTGCTTGTTAAAGGCAACAGACTTATGAGTATAAAGCAATATTTAATCATTAAAACGATTTAAAAATATAAAGCAAAATACAAGAAAAAATTAAAGAACCCGTTTTTTAGAAACAAAGAGTTGCTTTAAAATAATTAAAATGGAAATTGTGTACGTTAAGGTCATTAAAAACCCAGAAAGCATGACGATGTATTTCATCCAAAAAATTTCTAACCACAAGAAATATAAACCTCCAAAGGTTAAGAGCACGGAAATAAACGGTTCAACAAGTAATAAAGTCTTAAGTTTCGTATTAAGTTCTGTGGTACTCAAAATTAAACCGACTAAAAGGAAAATTAACGACATGGACAGTATATGGTTATGAACCAATGTGAGCATTTCCTTTTCGCTTTTTTTAAACTTCATAACAGTAGCAGACTCATCATTTTCATTACCTAAATATTGTTCTTCAATACCATTAGGATTCGTCGAGGAGGTCTCTGAAACAAATAATAACCCGGTGTAGAAACCAACACTTAACACAATTACAAAGGCCCCAATTAGCAGTTTAATTTCTTTTGGAAAGGAATAGATAAGGCCGTTAAGTTGCATGTTATAGTATGTTTTTAGAACGAAGTATTTTAAGCGATTTGAGAAGATTATTCACCGCATTGGTCATAGATCTAACAGAAATAGTAGCACCTGAAATAGCCACAATATTCTGCTGATATTTTAGTTCATCATTTTGCGTTTTCCCAATAAACTGTTTAAGCCAACGTTTACTGCCTATTTCGCCTCCATAATCTTCACGATACGCCAGTACTTTTGTTTTAACAATTACCAAATCCGTATCCAATAATACCAAATAATCAAAATCATCGGTTTTACTTGGCGCCTTATTAACATAGGCGTA
Above is a window of Bizionia sp. M204 DNA encoding:
- the guaB gene encoding IMP dehydrogenase — encoded protein: MIAHTNKILGEGLTYDDVLLVPAFSEVLPREVSIKSKFSRNITLNVPIVSAAMDTVTESKMAIAMAQEGGIGVLHKNMTIEAQAFKVRKVKRAESGMIIDPVTLPLTAIVGDAKQNMAEYSIGGIPIVDDHGVLKGIVTNRDLRFEKNNDRPIIEVMTSENLVTAGKGTSLQDAEGILQENKIEKLPVVDANNKLIGLITFRDITKLTQKPNANKDSFGRLRVAAAIGVTGDALARAEALVAAGVDAIIIDTAHGHTKGVVTILKQVKAKFPQLDVVVGNIATPEAAKYLVEAGADAVKVGIGPGSICTTRVVAGVGFPQFSAVLEVAAAIKGTGVPVIADGGIRYTGDIPKALAAGADSVMLGSLLAGTKESPGETIIYEGRKFKSYRGMGSVEAMKQGSKDRYFQDIEDDIKKLVPEGIVGRVPYKGELHESIHQFVGGLRAGMGYCGAKDVETLKETGRFVKITASGINESHPHDVTITKESPNYSR
- a CDS encoding FMN-binding protein, translated to MNLKIASIIILLGLSVGLSKSIQKKVDAEIENTFDIETFSFKEKVISPSVAKTLPATFETDNFFEIKTENKLLGYAYVNKAPSKTDDFDYLVLLDTDLVIVKTKVLAYREDYGGEIGSKRWLKQFIGKTQNDELKYQQNIVAISGATISVRSMTNAVNNLLKSLKILRSKNIL
- a CDS encoding DUF3784 domain-containing protein, translated to MILTAAIFIICAILVYNFKFYDLIAGFNTMSDDEKATYNIEKIARLFAIVMYSMAGIILIGYALSKWLDNEQIGAYGIIIATLLGVPFLLIKANSKAYKKDSEND
- a CDS encoding Insecticidal toxin complex protein, whose protein sequence is MIKYCFILISLLPLTSTASEWPCLKVYQQETGQSVLSEKDWLTSDRRKNTHVWQQANTFNLENQLASEYSTIKQRRDFYQWYYMAISDKGHEVVWPKMAHYISTKLRLTKAFPFTIFTNKSIKSYANQGSETVFRQVFSSLKTLYHSESILKSEAALAWDETILYKEQWDWIQPIYNDIDENTLKTIEKMAKGNGFYSLMVPKAIRFEGDISNQNSRYQYALNQLRMYCKKRYE